The Neochlamydia sp. S13 genome has a segment encoding these proteins:
- the rdgB gene encoding RdgB/HAM1 family non-canonical purine NTP pyrophosphatase, with protein sequence MELILATQNVHKIRELRDMLKSFKEVAHLDILSLLNFPDYEALPEEGLSFKENVERKALHAAKKLGKWVLADDSGLVIPALKGAPGIYSARYSGLEATDGENRQKLLAEMHGLEDIERTGYFECWLSLASAEGIKKSVHATCEGLIINQERGRHGFGYDPLFIKHDYDKTFAELDEQTKNRISHRRKAIEKLIPSLEMLRDC encoded by the coding sequence ATGGAGCTTATTCTCGCCACTCAGAATGTCCATAAAATTCGTGAATTGCGAGACATGTTAAAATCCTTTAAGGAAGTGGCGCACTTAGATATTTTATCCCTTCTTAATTTTCCAGACTATGAAGCCCTTCCGGAAGAAGGATTATCTTTTAAAGAAAATGTTGAAAGAAAAGCCTTGCATGCTGCTAAAAAACTAGGTAAATGGGTATTAGCGGATGACTCGGGACTAGTGATACCTGCTTTAAAAGGGGCACCAGGAATCTATTCGGCCCGCTATTCAGGCTTAGAGGCCACCGATGGCGAAAATCGCCAAAAACTTTTAGCCGAAATGCACGGATTAGAAGATATTGAACGAACAGGTTACTTTGAATGCTGGCTTTCCTTAGCTTCTGCCGAGGGGATAAAAAAAAGTGTGCATGCCACCTGTGAAGGGCTCATTATCAATCAAGAGCGTGGACGTCATGGCTTTGGTTATGATCCTCTTTTTATTAAACATGATTATGACAAAACTTTTGCTGAGCTTGATGAACAGACCAAAAATAGGATTTCTCATCGCCGCAAGGCCATTGAAAAATTAATCCCTTCTCTTGAAATGCTCAGAGATTGCTGA